In Lotus japonicus ecotype B-129 chromosome 5, LjGifu_v1.2, one genomic interval encodes:
- the LOC130718632 gene encoding peroxidase 47-like, which translates to MVYKSSMKKVMASLLTVFLLIEVISCGFGFGGNNGLNMNYYLMRCPFAESVVKNIVNRALQNDPTLAAGLIRMHFHDCFVEGCDGSILIDSTKDNTAEKDSPANLSLKGYEIIDEIKEELERQCPGVVSCADVLAMAARDAVFFAGGPVYDIPNGRKDGRRSKIQDTINLPSPTFNASELIRQFGKRGFSAQEMVALSGAHTLGVARCASFKDRLSQVDPTLDTGFAKTLSKTCSSGDNAQQPFDATSNDFDNVYFNALQRKNGVLTSDQTLFASPQTRNFVNGYAFNQAMFFFDFQRAMVKMGQLDVKLDSNGEVRENCRKLN; encoded by the exons ATGGTGTATAAATCGTCTATGAAGAAGGTCATGGCTAGTTTGCTGACCGTGTTTTTGCTAATCGAGGTGATTTCTTGCGGATTTGGATTCGGAGGAAATAATGGCTTAAACATGAACTACTACTTGATGAGGTGCCCTTTTGCTGAGTCTGTTGTTAAGAACATTGTCAACAGAGCTTTGCAGAATGATCCCACCCTCGCAGCTGGTCTTATTAGAATGCACTTCCATGACTGCTTCGTAGAG GGATGTGATGGGTCAATTCTGATAGACTCCACTAAGGATAATACAGCAGAAAAGGACTCCCCTGCTAATTTGAGCCTGAAAGGCTACGAAATCATAGATGAAATCAAAGAAGAGCTTGAAAGACAATGCCCAGGGGTGGTTTCATGCGCTGATGTTCTTGCTATGGCTGCAAGAGATGCAGTTTTCTTT GCTGGAGGCCCAGTGTATGACATACCAAATGGAAGAAAGGATGGAAGAAGGTCCAAAATTCAGGATACTATCAACTTGCCATCCCCTACCTTCAATGCTTCTGAGCTAATTAGACAGTTTGGGAAACGTGGCTTTTCTGCACAAGAGATGGTGGCTCTTTCCG GGGCTCATACACTAGGAGTGGCAAGGTGTGCTTCTTTCAAGGACCGATTGAGCCAAGTGGATCCAACTCTGGATACAGGTTTTGCCAAGACACTGTCAAAAACTTGCAGCTCCGGCGACAACGCGCAGCAGCCGTTCGACGCCACGAGCAACGACTTTGACAACGTTTACTTCAACGCTTTACAGAGGAAGAATGGGGTGCTTACATCAGACCAAACACTGTTCGCTAGCCCCCAAACTAGGAACTTTGTGAATGGTTATGCATTCAACCAAGCCATGTTCTTCTTTGATTTCCAACGAGCAATGGTGAAGATGGGCCAGCTTGATGTCAAACTTGATTCCAATGGTGAAGTGCGAGAAAATTGCCGCAAACTAAACTAA
- the LOC130719702 gene encoding uncharacterized protein LOC130719702: MGEWGVAGWDWKLRWRRNLFVHEQHIFDSLLQVISSVQIQRNVKDSWLWKCELEGRYSVKSAYLAQFPHVDSNIFFKELWKGLAPSKVICLAWRVALRRLPTLDNLLRRGVAVDSNRNGACFFCSQQLESAGHLFFGCNVSYRIWMSCYGWLRVETVLPIDHNIHLAHHEMWGRNKKQRLCWKTIWLAAIWSIWVHRNAVAFKGEQVNLEEVVDMVKLRSWLWLKSLMQSFKSSFYEWDKEPLICMMGS; the protein is encoded by the coding sequence ATGGGGGAATGGGGGGTGGCTGGGTGGGATTGGAAGCTGCGGTGGAGGAGAAATCTGTTCGTGCATGAGCAGCATATTTTTGATAGTTTACTGCAGGTGATTTCTTCAGTTCAGATTCAGAGGAAcgtgaaggactcatggctctGGAAGTGTGAACTAGAGGGGAGATATTCAGTGAAATCAGCATACTTGGCTCAATTCCCTCATGTTGACAGCAACATTTTTTTCAAGGAGCTGTGGAAGGGTTTGGCTCCTTCCAAGGTTATTTGCCTTGCGTGGAGAGTTGCTCTCAGAAGGCTGCCAACGTTGGATAATTTACTCAGGAGAGGAGTGGCTGTGGACAGCAATAGAAATGGTGCATGCTTCTTTTGTTCTCAGCAGTTGGAGAGTGCTGGACATCTTTTCTTTGGATGCAATGTCTCATATAGGATATGGATGAGCTGTTATGGATGGTTAAGGGTGGAAACAGTATTACCAATTGACCATAACATTCACCTTGCGCATCATGAAATGTGGGgaagaaacaaaaaacaaagGTTGTGCTGGAAAACAATTTGGCTTGCTGCTATTTGGAGCATTTGGGTTCACAGGAATGCAGTGGCTTTCAAAGGCGAACAAGTAAATTTGGAAGAGGTAGTGGATATGGTGAAATTGAGGTCTTGGTTGTGGCTCAAATCTTTGATGCAAAGCTTCAAATCATCTTTCTACGAGTGGGACAAGGAGCCTCTGATCTGCATGATGGGGAGCTAA
- the LOC130718473 gene encoding zinc-finger homeodomain protein 2-like, with translation MSYVASLAKFTTGTSHTCSINFNFFIISSPPPPNISVISSYLSFHPRLPFVHSFIMNSHTFVEASKDMECSDFHVDKSLEKKIIISYKECLKNHAAAIGGNATDGCCEFMPAGDEGTLEALKCSACNCHRNFHRKEVDSDSNIPSQHYVLPLLPILAHSSLNKSGSISPSDQSDEKDCDYGIKRVENPKENVKKRSRTKFTQEQKEKLLGFAEKAGWRIQKLEESVVHKFCQEVGIKRRVLKVWMHNNKNTFSKRKLSTT, from the coding sequence ATGTCATATGTTGCTTCACTTGCAAAATTCACAACCGGGACTTCGCACACTTGTTCCATTAACTTTAATTTCTTCATAATAAgctcaccccccccccccaatatATCAGTCATTTCTTCTTATCTCAGTTTCCATCCAAGGCTTCCCTTTGTTCATTCTTTTATCATGAATAGTCACACATTTGTAGAAGCTTCTAAAGACATGGAGTGTAGCGATTTTCATGTTGACAAGAGCCTAGagaaaaagataataataagtTACAAGGAATGTCTCAAGAACCATGCAGCTGCAATTGGCGGCAATGCAACTGATGGATGTTGTGAATTCATGCCTGCTGGAGATGAAGGCACCCTTGAGGCTCTCAAGTGCTCAGCTTGCAATTGTCACAGAAACTTCCACAGAAAAGAGGTAGATTCTGACTCCAATATCCCTTCTCAACATTATGTTCTTCCACTCCTTCCCATTTTGGCTCATTCATCTCTCAACAAAAGTGGGTCAATTAGTCCTTCTGATCAATCTGATGAGAAGGACTGTGACTATGGGATTAAGAGGGTGGAAAATCCAAAGGAAAATGTGAAGAAGAGGTCAAGAACCAAGTTCACGCAAGAACAAAAGGAGAAGCTGTTGGGTTTTGCAGAGAAGGCAGGGTGGAGGATACAGAAACTAGAAGAATCTGTGGTTCATAAGTTCTGTCAAGAGGTTGGAATCAAGAGAAGAGTCCTCAAAGTGTGGATGCACAATAACAAGAACACTTTTTCCAAGAGAAAACTCTCCACTACCTAG